CAGGGGATGACGGGCGAGCGCGGCCCGCGCCTCGGGGGCGAGCGCCGCGGCGAGCCGGGCGGCTGCCGTACGGGACTCGTCGCGCAGCGCGTCGGCAGCGTCCAGCACGGCCTCGCGCCCGTCCCGCTTGGGCACGCCCGCGGCGGCCCGTTCGTACAGCTCGGCGCCCTCCGCCAGGACGAGCGCGGTGTCGATCTTCGCCGGGACCTTGATCCGGGCGTGCTGCCGCCAGGTGGTGACGGGGTCGCTCCAGGCCTCGACCGTATACGTCCAGCGGCCCTCGGAGGCCGGGGTGACATCGGCGCCCCAGCGGTCCGTGCCGGGGGCGAGTTCGCGCATCGGCGTCCATGGGCCGGGGCGCCCGCTCGGGTCCAGCAGGACCACATTGGCGGCGACCGCGTCATGGCCCTCCCGGAACACGGTCGCGGTGACCTGGAAGGTCTCTCCGGCAACGGCCTTGGCTGGCCTTCTGCCGCAGTCGACGAGGGGGAGGACGTCGAGGACGGGAATGCGACCGATCATGGAATCACCTGGGGACTGGAGCTCGGGCTGAACGGGGCGCGACGCGGCCGCGGAGGGCGGAATACGCGCACCGCGACCGAGGGGGTCCGTCCTTTCTAGCTGCTCCGTTGACGGCTGATGGGGTGTGGGCATGGCCGCTCCTGTCCGCATTCACTCGAATGGCACTCGAATTGCTGGGGCGCGGATGTGTTGCGTGGAGGTAAACCGGATGAACAGCGGTCCCGCAGGTGCCTCGCATTCATGCTGCATTCGGGCGGCATTCGCATGGTCCGGGAGGTGCTCGGGCTGTGTACCGAAGTAGCCTTCCCATCGATCTCGGGGGGCCAATCCGGTGATGTGTTAACTACTCGGGCGTAGCTGTGACGACCTGAATGCGCCGGGCGCCGCCCCATGTCTGCGGGGTCCGCCGGCGCCCCTCGGACGCCACTGGGCAGCTTTCCCCCTGGTGCGAAGTGCCACAAGACCGGGTGCGGTGGCGGAATCGGCCATTACCTGTGTGGCGGTTGTGCCCGGATCTGCCGTACGGGGCCCCGGATACGGATGTGGCGGGGGCGGGCGGGGCATTCGGCGGCGCGCGCGGCAGCCGGTCGTGCGCCGTGGTCGCGGAGCACGGCCCACCGTTAACGTCGAGGGTGACGGAGAGGCGCACACCGTGGTGCGTCCCCTCGGATTCGTACGTCCCCTGTAAAGGTGGAATACGTGAAGGCCATTCGTCGATTCACCGTGCGTCCCGTCCTCCCCGATCCCCTTCAACCGCTCAGCGACCTCGCCCGCAACCTGCGCTGGTCCTGGCACACCGAGACCCGTGAGCTCTTCCAGGCCGTCGACCCGGAGATCCGGCGGACGGCGGAATGCGACCCCGTGCGGCTGCTCGGTGCCGTAACCGCCGGGCGGCTGGCCGAGCTGGCCCGGGACGAGCAGTTCCTGCACCGGCTGGCCGAGGTGTCCGCGGACCTCCGGGAGTACCTGGACGGTCCCAGGTGGTACCAGGAACAGCGGACCCAGGGGGCGGAGCTGCCCGTCGCCGTCGCCTACTTCTCGCCCGAGTTCGGGGTGACGGCCGCGCTGCCCCAGTACTCCGGCGGGCTCGGCATCCTCGCCGGCGACCATCTCAAGGCCGCCAGCGATCTGGGCGTCCCCCTCATCGCCGTCGGCCTGCTCTACCGGCACGGCTACTTCCGCCAGAGCCTGTCCCGCGACGGCTGGCAGCAGGAGCACTACCCCGTACTCGATCCCAACGAGCTGCCGCTCACCCTGCTCCGCGAAGCCGACGGAACCCCCAGCCGGGTGGTGCTCGCCCTGCCCGGCGGCCGTTCGCTGCACGCCCACATCTGGCAGGCCCAGGTGGGACGCGTACCGCTGCTGATGCTCGACTCCGCCGTGGAGGAGAACGCGCCGGGCGAACGCGAGGTGACCGACCGGCTGTACGGCGGCGGCAGCGAGCACCGGCTGCTCCAGGAGATGCTCCTGGGCATCGGCGGCGTGCGGGCCGTGCGCACGTACTGCCGCCTCACAGGACATCCGGCGCCCGAGGTGTTCCACACCAACGAGGGCCACGCAGGCTTCCTCGGCCTTGAACGCATCCGTGAACTCTCCGGCACCGGGCTCGACTTCGACTCTGCGGTGGAGTCCGTGCGGGCCGGCACGGTCTTCACCACCCACACTCCCGTGCCCGCCGGGATCGACCGGTTCGACCGTGAACTGGTCGCCCGGCACTTCGGGGACGACGGCGAACTCCCCGGCGTGGGCGTCGAACGCATTCTGCAGCTGGGCATGGAGACCTACCCCGGCGGCGAGCCCGAGCTGTTCAACATGGCCGTGATGGGGCTGCGGCTCGCCCAGCGCGCCAACGGGGTCTCCACCCTCCACGGCTCGGTCAGCCGCGAGATGTTCTCCGGCCTCTGGCCGGGCTTCGACGCGGCGGAGGTGCCGATCACCTCGGTGACCAACGGGGTCCACGCACCCACCTGGGTCGCACCCGAGATTCTCCGGCTGCGCAGGGGATACGGCGGCACTCCCGGACGCTGGGACTCCGTCGCCGACGTGCCGGACCGGGAGCTGTGGGACCTGCGGCGGACCCTGCGCGGACAGCTGGTCACCGAGGTCCGCGAGCGGCTCTACGCATCGTGGCGCACCCGGGGCGCGGAAGCGGCCGAACTCGGCTGGATCGACGGTGTGCTCGACCCGGACGTGCTGACGATCGGCTTCGCCCGGAGGGTGCCCTCGTACAAGCGGCTGACGCTGATGCTGCGCGACCGCGACCGGCTGCGGGAGCTGCTGCTCCACCCGACGCGCCCGATCCAGATCGTCGTCGCGGGCAAGGCCCACCCCGCCGACGACAGCGGGAAACGGCTGGTGCGGGAGCTGGTGCGGTTCTCCGACGACCCCCGGGTGCGCCATCGCATCGTGTTCCTGCCGGACTACGGGATGGCCATGGCGCAGAAGCTCTACCCGGGCTGCGACGTCTGGCTCAACAACCCCCTGCGCCCCCTGGAGGCGTGTGGTACGAGCGGCATGAAGGCCGCGCTCAACGGCTGCCTCAACCTCTCTGTCCTCGACGGCTGGTGGGACGAGTGGTTCGAGCCGGACTTCGGCTGGGCGATCCCGACGGCCGACGGCCTGGGCCTGGACGAGGACCGCCGTGACGATCTGGAGGCGGGCGCGCTCTACGAGCTGATCGAGGACCGGATCGCACCACGCTTCTACGACCGGGGCGCCGAAGGGCTTCCCGAGCGCTGGATCGAGATGGTCCGCCGCACACTGGGCACCCTCGGGCCCAAGGTCCTGGCGGGGCGCATGGTGTCCGAGTACGTGGAGCGGCTGTACGCGCCCGCCGCGCTCGCCCAGCGCGCGCTGGACGCCGCGACGGCACGGCAGCTCGCCGACTGGAAGGCCAGGGTCCGGGCCGCCTGGCCGCGCGTCGCCGTCGACCATGTGGAGGCGGTGGCACCCGACACGGCGGGCGGCTCCGCCGAGCTGGGGTCGACGCTGGGGCTGCGGGTCCGCATCGCCCTCGGGGTGCTGGAGCCGGACGACGTCGAGGTGCAGGCGGTGGCCGGCCGGGTGGACGCCGCCGACGGGATCTCGGACGCCCAGGTCTTCCCGCTGAAGCCCGCCGGTGGCCAGGACCTGGAGGGCCGCTGGCTGTACGACGGTCCGCTGGCCCTCGACCGCACCGGGCCGTACGGCTACACGGTCCGGGTGCTCCCCGCCCATCCGCTGCTGGCGACCGGCGCGGAACTCGGCCTGGTGGCGCTGCCCACGGAGTCGATGGGGGACGGTGCGGGGCTGCTGATGCGCTGAGCCGTCCGTCCTGTGGGGCCCGGCACCGGAGCGGTGCCGGGCCCCTTCGTTCTCTGAACACAGCGTCTTGACGTGTCCATGGGATGCCTTTAAGTTCCTCACTCATTGCAGGTTCACAACTCGATCCGATGTTCATATCCATGAACTCCGTGGATGCAGGGCGAGTTGCCGGACCACCCCCGTACCGGAAGGCACCCCACATGCGCACCGGATCCACCGGGCGAGGCCTCGCGCTCGCCGCCGCTCTGGCCTCGCTGATCACCGTGCTCTTCATGGCCCCGGCATCGGCGGACAGGGCCGCCCCCGCCCCGGACTCCTCGGCGATGAAGCCCGCCGCGGCCGCCGCCCCCGCCGCCTTCACCCACCCCGGCGTCCTCGTCAGCCGTCCCCAACTCGACTTCGTACGAGGGAGGGTGCAGGCCGGCGCCCAGCCCTGGAAGAGCGCGTACGACCAGATGCTGGCCAGCAAGTACGCCTCGCTCACCCGCACCGCCAAGCCGCGCGCCGTCGTGGAATGCGGTTCGTACTCCAACCCCAACTACGGCTGCACCGACGAGCGCGAGGACGCGATAGCCGCCTACACCCTCGCGCTGGCCTGGTACATCACTCAGGACAGCCGCTACGCCCAGAAGGCCGTCGAGATCATGGACGCCTGGTCGGCCGTGATCCAGGACCACACCAACAGCAACGCACCCCTCCAGACCGGCTGGGCCGGCTCCTCCTGGCCGCGCGCCGCCGAGATCATCAAGTACACCTACAGCAGCTGGCCGAACTCCGGCCGCTTCGCGACCATGCTGCGCAACGTCTACCTCCCGAAGGTCATCAACGGCTCCAACAGCAACGGGAACTGGGAGCTGAGCATGACCGAGGCCGCGATCGGCATCGCGGTCTTCCTGGAGGACCGCACCTCCTACGACAAGGCGGTCGCCAAGTTCCGCGGCCGCGTCCCCGCGTACATCTATCTGACCTCCGACGGCGCCCTGCCGAAGACCGCACCGGGCAGTGGCCTGGACACCCGTGACGAGATCATCAACTACTGGCAGGGCCAGACGACCTTCATGGACGGACTCTCCCAGGAGACCTGCCGCGACCTCACCCACACCGGTTACGGAATCTCCGCCATCTCGCACATCGCCGAGACCGGCCGGATCCAGGGCCAGGACCTCTACCCCGAGATAGCCGACCGGCTGCGTCACGCCCTGGGTCTGCACTCCAAGTACCAGCTGGGCACGGCGGTTCCGTCGTCGCTGTGCGGCGGCACGCTCAAGGACAATCTGGGCCCGGTCACCGAGGTCGGCTTCAATGCCCTGCACAACCGGATGGGCATCGCCATGACCAACACCCAGACCCTCACCGAGCAGCAGCGGCCCGCCGGGTCCAACAACCTGTTCGTCGCCTGGGAGACCCTGACCCACGCGAACAACCCCAACTGACCGCCGTCCGCCCGCCGGACACAGGAAACCGCCCGGGAGGAGCGTGCGCTCCTCCCGGGCGGCTGTGCCGGACCGGGTCCGGCCCCGGGGATCAGAAGGTCAGCTTGAAGCTGTTGATCGTGCCGGTGTCACCCGAGTAGACGTCCTGGACCTTGAGCTTCCAGGAGCCGTTGGCCACCTCGGAGGAGGCGTTGACCGTGTAGGTCGTCTGGACGTTGTCCGCCGAGTCGGAGGACGAGGAGTTCTTCAGCCGGTAGGCCGTGCCGTCCGGGGCGACGAGGTCGATGACCAGGTCACCGCGCCAGGTGTGGGTGATGTCCACGCCGACCTTGAGGTCGCTGGGCGCGTTGCCGCTGACGCCGGTGACGTTGACCGTGCTGGTGACGGCCGCGCCGCGGTCCGGAATGGCGACCGGGGTGGTGCTCTCGAAGACCGTGCCGTCACCGGGGTCGCCGGGGTCGCCGGGGCGCGTACCGACGTTGATGCCGGCCCAGGCGTCCGCGACGGACTTGTACTCGGCGCTGGTCGTGCCGTACAGCTCACCGGCCACGGCGAGGGTGCCGGTGCGGGCCGCCGCGTAGTTCGTCGTCGAGGTGAACTTGGTGGTGAGCGCCTTGTACCAGATCAGGGCGGCCTTGTCGCGGCCGATGCCGGTCACCGGCAGACCGTCGGAGGTCGGCGAGTCGTACGAGACCCCGTCGATGACCTTGGCGCCGCTGCCCTCGGAGAGCAGGTAGAAGAAGTGGTTCGCCGGGCCCGAGGAGTAGTGGACGTCGATGTTGCCGATGCCCGAGTACCACGCGTCCTTGGACGCGCCGTCCTTGCTCGGCTTGTCCTGGTAGCGCAGCGGGGTGCCGTCGCCGTTGATGTCGATCTTCTCACCGATGAGGTAGTCGCCCTTGTCGGTGGCGTTGTTCGCGTAGAACTCGACGGCGGTGGCGAAGATGTCGCTGGTCGCCTCGTTGAGGCCACCGGACTCGCCGCTGTAGTTCAGGTCGGCGGTGGCGGCGGTGACGCCGTGCGTCATCTCGTGCGCCGCCACGTCGAGGGAGGTCAGCGGCGCCGCGTTGCCGCTGCCGTCGCCGTAGGTCATGCAGAAGCAGCTGTCGTCCCAGAAGGCGTTCACGTAGTTGTTGCCGTAGTGGACGCGGGAGTACGCGCCGACGCCGTCGCCGCGGATGCCGCTGCGGCCGTAGACGTTCTTGTAGTAGTCCCACGTCTCGGCCGCGCCGTAGTGCGCGTCCGCGGCGGCGGTCTCGACGTTGGACGCGGAGCCGTTGCCCCAGACGTCGTCGGCGCCGGAGAAGAGCGTTCCGGTGCCGGACGTACCGTGGTTCAGGTTGTACGTCTTGTGGCCGCCGCGGGCGGCGTCGGTCAGGGTGTACGGACCCGTACCCGAGGTGCCGAGGGTGACCTGGCCGCTGAACTGGGTGTTGCCGGTGCCGTTCTCGATGGCCTGCCACTCGTACAGCTTCGCGCCGGTGGTGGCATCGGTGATGACGTGCAGCTGGTTCGGGGTCCCGTCCTCCTGGAGGCCGCCGACGACGGTCTCGTAGGCGAGCTGCGGCTTGCCGTTCGCCACCCAGACCACCTTGCGGGGTGCCCGGTCGGCCTCGGTCTTCTTGGAGCCGTCGGCCTTGGCGAGGCCCAGTGCCTGCTTCTCGGCCGCGGCGGGCGCGAGTTCGGCCGTCGTGTCCACGGCCTTCAGCTGGCCGCTGGTCACCTTGGACGCCTTGGTGACGTCCTCGGTCGCGCCGGCCTTGGACTCCTGGACGACCAGGTCGCCGCCGAGCACCGGGAGTCCGGCGAAGGTGCGCTCGTAACGCGTGTGCGTGGTGCCGTCGTTGTCCTGGATGACGTCCTTGACGACGAGCTTCTCCTGCGAGCCGAGGCCGAGCTCCTTGGCCGTGGCCGCCTTGGTCGCGTCGGCCCGGCGGATCAGCTCGGCGCGCTGGGACGGGGTCAGCTGCTTGGTCAGGGCGCCGTGGTCGGCGCCGGCTGCCGCCGGTACCGCCGCGGTGGCGCTGCCGACCGTGGCCGTGGCCGTACCGGTCTGGACTCCGACGGCGAGGAGGGCTGCTGCGGCTATCAGAGCGCCGGTCGCGGTGGCACGACGGCTGGGCGTGGATCTCACGCGGACTCCTTCTGCGAGGGGGGTGCCGGCGGGAGGGTGAACCGCCGGGGCGAACGAGAAGTGCGCAGAACGGGGTGAAGAGTGGCAGCCGGAGGAGGTTCCTGTCAGGGCCCCGTCAAGAACTTGGCCGGAACTCGTTCGTTGCCTGGAAGGTCATGTTCGTTAAGCGGACGTTTCGCCGAGCGTTACCGCGATGCCGTCCAGCATCCGCCGCAGCCCGAATTCGAAGAGCGAGTCCAGGTCGAGCTCGAACTCATCGTGTTCGAACAGAGAGTTGAGCAGGGGGTAGTCGCCGCTGGCCGAGATCGCGTCGAACTGTGGCTCATTTTTTTCCATCCACTCCGCGTCGGACAGTCCGGTGTCCTGCTGCGCCTGCGCCTCCATGTCGGCGGCCAGGGCCAGCCCCTGGACATGGGCGAACAGCGTGAGGTGGATGTGCAGCTTGGCGTCCAGCGGGAGCCCGGTGCCCGCCAGGGCGTACAGCACCCACTCCGTGTACCGCATCGCGCGCGGGGACGCCGTCGGCCGGGTGAAGGAGGCCATGGCGTGCGCCATCCACCGTGTACGGCCGGGACATGGGCAAGGCCGCGCCCGCCGCGTCCGACGCCGCGCGGGAGACCCTGGGAGGGGCGGTCGCGGTGGCCCGCCGGCTCCCGCACGAGCTGCGGGACACGGTGCTCTCCACCGCTTTCCGGGCCTTCACCCACAGCATGAACATGGCCGCGGCCGGTGCCGCCGCCGCGATGGCGGGTGCGGCCCTCCTCTCCGTCGTCCTGCTCAGGAGCGGCTCCCCGAGCCGCCCCGGTCAGACCGCCCCTGTCACTCCGGTCCCTTCCGTCATGCCGGACTCCCCCGTCACGCCAGGCTCTCCCGCCATGCCCGGTGGAGACCGGCGAAGCGGCCCGGGCCGCCGATGAGTTCGGACGGGGCACCGTCCTCCACGATGCGCCCGTGCTCCATCACCAGGACCCGGTCCGCGATCTCCACCGTCGACAGGCGGTGGGCGATCACGACCGCGGTCCTGCCGTGCAGCACCGTGTCCATGGCCCGCTGCACCGCCCGCTCGCCGGGGATGTCCAGGGAGCTCGTCGCCTCGTCGAGGATCAGCACCGCCGGGTTCGCCAGCAGGGCCCGGGCGAACGCGACCAACTGGCGCTGACCGGCCGAGATCCGGCCGCCCCTCTTGCGTACGTCGGTGTCGTACCCCTCGGGCAGTCCGGCGATGAAATCGTGCGCGCCGATCGCCTTGGCGGCCTGCTCGATCTCCTCACGGCTCGCGTCGGGGCTGCCGATCGCGATGTTCTCGGCGACCGTGCCGGAGAACAGGAACGCCTCCTGGGTCACCATCACCACACCCCGGCGCAGCTCCGGCACGGCCAGCTCCCGCAGATCGGTCCCGTCCAGCAGCACCCGCCCGTCGGTCGGGTCGTAGAAGCGGGCCAGCAGCTTGGCGAGCGTCGACTTGCCCGCGCCCGTAGCACCGACCACGGCCACCGTCTGGCCCGCCGGGACCGTCAGATCGAAGCGGGGCAGCACCTCGCCGCCCGTCCGGTAGGCGAAGCTCACCGAGTCGAAGACGACCTCGCGGCCCGGGTGCTCACCCGTGAGAGCTGGCAGCTCGCGCGGCTGCGAGGCCTCGGGGACGGAGGGGGTCTGGGCCAGCAGACCCGCGATCTTCTCCAGCGAAGCCGCGGCCGACTCATAGGAGTTGAGGAACATGCCGAGCCGGTCGATCGGGTCGTACAGCCGGCGCAGATACAGCACGGCCGCGGCCAGCACACCGAGCGCCAGGGTGCCCGACGCCACGCGGTACGCGCCCCAGAGCACGATCCCGGCGACCGCCGTGTTGGCGACCAGCCGGGAGCCGACGACATAGCGCGCCATCTCCAGCATCGCGCCGCCGTTCTTCCACCGGTGCGTGTCGTTGAGCCCCTCGAAGTGCGTGTCGTTGATGCGCTCGCGGCGGAAGGCCTGGACGGGACGG
This sequence is a window from Streptomyces sp. NBC_01217. Protein-coding genes within it:
- a CDS encoding ABC transporter ATP-binding protein → MTSTTAGPTDRRRDARKKSGGPAPSDGAGDRFDRDELPTPRGATRVLLMSLLRPHRSRVIVSALLLLIQQAAVQAGPLLVAYAIDSGVPAFRDKDYGPLIAVAVGYALCSVAAGAMQYAFIRASARINQDVLLDLRGRIFRHAQALSVDFHERYTSGRLISRSTTDVESLRELLSEGLQELIGIVLSFVSISLVLLWLDFGLGALAVLSFVPLYLLVRLYRRRAGLLFAARSTAIAAVIVKFAETMNGIRPVQAFRRERINDTHFEGLNDTHRWKNGGAMLEMARYVVGSRLVANTAVAGIVLWGAYRVASGTLALGVLAAAVLYLRRLYDPIDRLGMFLNSYESAAASLEKIAGLLAQTPSVPEASQPRELPALTGEHPGREVVFDSVSFAYRTGGEVLPRFDLTVPAGQTVAVVGATGAGKSTLAKLLARFYDPTDGRVLLDGTDLRELAVPELRRGVVMVTQEAFLFSGTVAENIAIGSPDASREEIEQAAKAIGAHDFIAGLPEGYDTDVRKRGGRISAGQRQLVAFARALLANPAVLILDEATSSLDIPGERAVQRAMDTVLHGRTAVVIAHRLSTVEIADRVLVMEHGRIVEDGAPSELIGGPGRFAGLHRAWRESLA
- a CDS encoding M4 family metallopeptidase; the protein is MRSTPSRRATATGALIAAAALLAVGVQTGTATATVGSATAAVPAAAGADHGALTKQLTPSQRAELIRRADATKAATAKELGLGSQEKLVVKDVIQDNDGTTHTRYERTFAGLPVLGGDLVVQESKAGATEDVTKASKVTSGQLKAVDTTAELAPAAAEKQALGLAKADGSKKTEADRAPRKVVWVANGKPQLAYETVVGGLQEDGTPNQLHVITDATTGAKLYEWQAIENGTGNTQFSGQVTLGTSGTGPYTLTDAARGGHKTYNLNHGTSGTGTLFSGADDVWGNGSASNVETAAADAHYGAAETWDYYKNVYGRSGIRGDGVGAYSRVHYGNNYVNAFWDDSCFCMTYGDGSGNAAPLTSLDVAAHEMTHGVTAATADLNYSGESGGLNEATSDIFATAVEFYANNATDKGDYLIGEKIDINGDGTPLRYQDKPSKDGASKDAWYSGIGNIDVHYSSGPANHFFYLLSEGSGAKVIDGVSYDSPTSDGLPVTGIGRDKAALIWYKALTTKFTSTTNYAAARTGTLAVAGELYGTTSAEYKSVADAWAGINVGTRPGDPGDPGDGTVFESTTPVAIPDRGAAVTSTVNVTGVSGNAPSDLKVGVDITHTWRGDLVIDLVAPDGTAYRLKNSSSSDSADNVQTTYTVNASSEVANGSWKLKVQDVYSGDTGTINSFKLTF
- a CDS encoding TetR/AcrR family transcriptional regulator C-terminal domain-containing protein: MAHAMASFTRPTASPRAMRYTEWVLYALAGTGLPLDAKLHIHLTLFAHVQGLALAADMEAQAQQDTGLSDAEWMEKNEPQFDAISASGDYPLLNSLFEHDEFELDLDSLFEFGLRRMLDGIAVTLGETSA
- a CDS encoding alginate lyase family protein gives rise to the protein MRTGSTGRGLALAAALASLITVLFMAPASADRAAPAPDSSAMKPAAAAAPAAFTHPGVLVSRPQLDFVRGRVQAGAQPWKSAYDQMLASKYASLTRTAKPRAVVECGSYSNPNYGCTDEREDAIAAYTLALAWYITQDSRYAQKAVEIMDAWSAVIQDHTNSNAPLQTGWAGSSWPRAAEIIKYTYSSWPNSGRFATMLRNVYLPKVINGSNSNGNWELSMTEAAIGIAVFLEDRTSYDKAVAKFRGRVPAYIYLTSDGALPKTAPGSGLDTRDEIINYWQGQTTFMDGLSQETCRDLTHTGYGISAISHIAETGRIQGQDLYPEIADRLRHALGLHSKYQLGTAVPSSLCGGTLKDNLGPVTEVGFNALHNRMGIAMTNTQTLTEQQRPAGSNNLFVAWETLTHANNPN
- the glgP gene encoding alpha-glucan family phosphorylase; protein product: MKAIRRFTVRPVLPDPLQPLSDLARNLRWSWHTETRELFQAVDPEIRRTAECDPVRLLGAVTAGRLAELARDEQFLHRLAEVSADLREYLDGPRWYQEQRTQGAELPVAVAYFSPEFGVTAALPQYSGGLGILAGDHLKAASDLGVPLIAVGLLYRHGYFRQSLSRDGWQQEHYPVLDPNELPLTLLREADGTPSRVVLALPGGRSLHAHIWQAQVGRVPLLMLDSAVEENAPGEREVTDRLYGGGSEHRLLQEMLLGIGGVRAVRTYCRLTGHPAPEVFHTNEGHAGFLGLERIRELSGTGLDFDSAVESVRAGTVFTTHTPVPAGIDRFDRELVARHFGDDGELPGVGVERILQLGMETYPGGEPELFNMAVMGLRLAQRANGVSTLHGSVSREMFSGLWPGFDAAEVPITSVTNGVHAPTWVAPEILRLRRGYGGTPGRWDSVADVPDRELWDLRRTLRGQLVTEVRERLYASWRTRGAEAAELGWIDGVLDPDVLTIGFARRVPSYKRLTLMLRDRDRLRELLLHPTRPIQIVVAGKAHPADDSGKRLVRELVRFSDDPRVRHRIVFLPDYGMAMAQKLYPGCDVWLNNPLRPLEACGTSGMKAALNGCLNLSVLDGWWDEWFEPDFGWAIPTADGLGLDEDRRDDLEAGALYELIEDRIAPRFYDRGAEGLPERWIEMVRRTLGTLGPKVLAGRMVSEYVERLYAPAALAQRALDAATARQLADWKARVRAAWPRVAVDHVEAVAPDTAGGSAELGSTLGLRVRIALGVLEPDDVEVQAVAGRVDAADGISDAQVFPLKPAGGQDLEGRWLYDGPLALDRTGPYGYTVRVLPAHPLLATGAELGLVALPTESMGDGAGLLMR